The Phycisphaerae bacterium DNA window TTCGCGCGTTGGACGATTCAGCCGACCTGGCTACCGAAGCCAAGCGCCTCAGCGACCAGTATGCCGGCAAGGTGACGCTGGCCTGTCTGGAAGTCGAGTCGCCGGAGTGGGACCCGATCGACTCGCCGTGGACCGGGCTGGAGCATCTCTACATATCGAGCCTGCTGGCCCGGGCCGACCGGGTGATTACGCTGCCGGTATTCAAAACACACCGATGGTGTCATGTGACCGGCGGGCTGAAGAACTTCGTCGGAACCACCTCGCGGGCCCACTACGGACCGGGCAGTGCCAACCGCACCGCGTTGCACCAGGCGGCCGGCGGCGTCGAGCAGTGCTTTTTGGACATCGTCGCCGCCGTCAAACCCGTCCTGTCGATCATGGATATGTCAGTTTGTTGTGAAGGCGATGGACCGCACGTTCTGCCCGGATGGTGGGGGACGACGATCGACGTGAAGGACCGGCTGGGCTCGTGGCTGATCCTGGTCGGGACCGATCTGCCAGCTGTGGACGCCACCGCCGCCCGCATCGTCGGGCAGGACGTCGCGGCGGTCAACTACCTGAACTGGGCCTATCACCAGGGCCTCGGCCAGATCCAGCAGGACAAGATCGACCTGGTCGGCCCGACGCTGACCGAGCTGGCCATGGACTGGCAACCCGCCCGCCAGACCGAAGGCTTCTGCGAGGTCATCATTCCGGGCATCATGATGATGTTCGAACGGCCCACATGATCCAAGCCGGTTGCACCGACGGTTTGTCGCCTTCGGCGGACTCTCAGGCTCTTCGAGCGGCATGATACACGTGCGACCGGTCAATCCATGTCTGTG harbors:
- a CDS encoding DUF362 domain-containing protein is translated as MKLTRRDFLRQCAAIGASSAVSSVLPGCGMCLGPAPLPEIPSTPKDQRATVYSILGDDLRAMTLEAIEAVGGMASFVSPNETVFVKANLGTAGFVRHDIFQTGECTKPEIIITVAEECLKAGAAEVIIGEAGQTDRFDWATLRALDDSADLATEAKRLSDQYAGKVTLACLEVESPEWDPIDSPWTGLEHLYISSLLARADRVITLPVFKTHRWCHVTGGLKNFVGTTSRAHYGPGSANRTALHQAAGGVEQCFLDIVAAVKPVLSIMDMSVCCEGDGPHVLPGWWGTTIDVKDRLGSWLILVGTDLPAVDATAARIVGQDVAAVNYLNWAYHQGLGQIQQDKIDLVGPTLTELAMDWQPARQTEGFCEVIIPGIMMMFERPT